A portion of the Ferrimonas lipolytica genome contains these proteins:
- a CDS encoding AraC family transcriptional regulator, translating to MEQVNNSANNPLYGSNGTTVSSLRRLTISAPLLNHSLTAVRQADIDLHRVLAKCQLNAEQLTDPKQRIDVDKVVMLQRYLAGAMQCELYGLLHRKVPLGTFEFFAVAAVHCRTIGDVLTRLVQFYNLFDNSFRYHIDCKGRQASLRLERLQPIADNYAVDSLLTVFHRFCSWLCNDRILLNQVTLDFAPPEYADEYRYIYYGAPVLFSRPQISLWFDRSYLDHLVVQNESRLASYLRRAPLEIYLPLDAAGDVTIAVRQQLKEQFSRDGSLLGLDAVASALEFHPQTLRRRLKGEQTSFDVVKAQIRRDIAIHFLSDPDMRIDVVAERCGYSEPSAFIRAFKHWTGYTPLQFRKGLVGV from the coding sequence ATGGAACAGGTCAACAACAGTGCCAATAACCCTCTGTACGGGAGCAATGGCACCACGGTGAGCTCACTGCGGCGATTAACCATCTCCGCACCGCTGCTAAACCACTCACTAACTGCAGTACGCCAAGCAGATATTGATCTCCACCGGGTACTGGCCAAATGCCAGCTTAATGCCGAGCAACTGACCGATCCCAAACAGCGAATTGATGTCGATAAGGTAGTAATGTTGCAGCGCTATCTTGCCGGAGCGATGCAGTGCGAGCTATATGGTCTGCTGCACCGCAAGGTTCCGTTAGGCACTTTCGAATTTTTTGCTGTGGCTGCGGTGCATTGCCGCACCATTGGCGACGTATTAACGCGCTTGGTGCAGTTCTACAATCTGTTCGACAATAGCTTCCGTTACCATATTGATTGCAAGGGTCGTCAAGCCTCACTGCGGCTGGAACGACTGCAACCGATAGCGGACAACTACGCCGTCGATTCTTTACTTACGGTGTTTCATCGCTTTTGCAGTTGGCTCTGCAACGATCGGATTTTACTTAATCAAGTCACCCTGGATTTTGCACCACCGGAGTACGCCGATGAATATCGCTATATCTATTACGGCGCTCCGGTGCTGTTTTCACGACCACAGATAAGCTTATGGTTTGATCGCAGCTACTTGGATCATCTGGTGGTACAAAACGAGAGTCGCTTAGCCAGCTATCTGCGCCGAGCGCCACTGGAGATCTACTTACCGTTAGATGCCGCCGGTGATGTCACCATTGCGGTACGGCAGCAACTTAAAGAGCAATTCAGTCGCGATGGCAGCTTATTAGGACTAGATGCGGTGGCCTCCGCACTGGAGTTTCATCCGCAAACCCTGCGGCGCCGATTAAAAGGGGAGCAAACCAGCTTTGATGTGGTGAAAGCTCAGATCCGGCGTGATATCGCCATCCACTTCCTCAGCGATCCCGACATGCGCATCGATGTCGTCGCCGAGCGCTGTGGCTACAGTGAGCCCAGCGCCTTTATCCGTGCCTTCAAACATTGGACCGGTTACACGCCGCTGCAGTTTCGTAAGGGGCTTGTTGGAGTTTAA
- a CDS encoding CaiB/BaiF CoA transferase family protein: MGPLAGITVIEMAGIGPTPFAGMALADLGAEVILIERKPANGNAGSNDCQRRTELFHRGKKSMAVDLKSPQAQQLLLQLISQADVLLEGYRPNVMERLGLGPEPCINANPNLIYARLTGYGQSGPLAQATGHEPNYTGLSGALWYGGRPQHEPTAPLTTMGDVGGGSMVLIMGILSALLHVSKGGQGQVVDAAISDGSAYLSTLMWTLKHAGHIDEQFGHGWADGAAPWNQTYQCSDGQYVTVCALEPPFYQALLQGLALTSEPLLQQQWNRTKWPEATSLLRQIFRAQPQQHWCELFDGSDACVGPVLSFEQAAQHPHNQQRNTFVKVNELTQPAPAPRFSHSTTEVGSVPAVGGHNDELLRRFEIDAELQQQLRHSGTI; the protein is encoded by the coding sequence ATGGGGCCGTTAGCTGGGATCACCGTTATTGAGATGGCTGGGATTGGGCCGACGCCGTTCGCTGGTATGGCACTGGCGGATCTTGGCGCCGAAGTTATCCTGATTGAGCGCAAACCCGCTAATGGCAATGCCGGTAGTAATGACTGCCAACGGCGAACCGAACTATTTCATCGTGGCAAAAAATCGATGGCGGTGGATCTAAAATCGCCACAAGCGCAACAACTACTGCTGCAGTTAATCAGCCAAGCGGATGTACTGCTTGAGGGCTACCGACCGAATGTGATGGAGCGCTTAGGCTTAGGGCCAGAGCCATGCATCAACGCCAACCCCAATCTTATTTACGCTCGTTTGACCGGTTACGGCCAGTCTGGTCCGTTAGCGCAAGCAACGGGGCATGAACCTAACTACACCGGCTTATCTGGTGCGCTTTGGTACGGCGGCCGCCCACAGCATGAACCAACGGCGCCGCTCACTACCATGGGCGATGTTGGCGGCGGCTCAATGGTGTTGATTATGGGGATCTTGAGCGCCTTGCTGCATGTCAGTAAAGGGGGCCAAGGCCAAGTCGTTGATGCCGCCATCAGTGACGGTTCTGCCTACTTATCTACCTTGATGTGGACGCTTAAACATGCAGGTCACATCGACGAGCAATTTGGCCATGGTTGGGCTGACGGTGCCGCTCCTTGGAATCAAACCTACCAATGCAGTGACGGCCAATACGTTACGGTTTGTGCACTCGAACCGCCGTTCTACCAAGCACTGCTGCAGGGACTAGCGCTAACCAGCGAACCGTTATTGCAACAGCAGTGGAACAGAACAAAGTGGCCAGAGGCGACCTCGCTCTTGCGCCAAATCTTCCGTGCGCAGCCACAACAGCATTGGTGCGAGTTGTTTGATGGTAGCGATGCTTGTGTTGGCCCAGTGCTTAGTTTTGAACAGGCGGCACAGCATCCTCATAATCAGCAACGCAATACCTTCGTTAAGGTGAACGAACTTACCCAACCTGCACCGGCACCGCGTTTTAGCCACAGCACAACGGAGGTAGGCTCAGTGCCAGCAGTCGGTGGCCATAACGATGAATTGCTGCGTCGATTTGAGATCGATGCTGAGCTGCAACAACAGCTTCGTCACAGCGGCACCATTTAA
- a CDS encoding CreA family protein translates to MNWKLAGSALVMAAMLTGCSDNKGEVSLGWFTTKDVVIKDFQDPKVPGVTCHIASIEADLSLADPSNSSIACRQTGEIFLANINDIDKSDNGELVFKQSKSILFKSLKVRRIFDQENQTLLYLSYSTKETEGSYKHSLSTVSLWGSEAYQTKMKVDG, encoded by the coding sequence ATGAATTGGAAATTAGCCGGAAGCGCTTTAGTAATGGCCGCCATGTTGACTGGCTGTAGTGATAACAAAGGTGAAGTCAGCTTGGGTTGGTTTACCACCAAGGATGTGGTTATTAAGGACTTCCAAGATCCGAAGGTTCCGGGCGTCACCTGCCATATCGCCTCGATTGAAGCGGATCTGTCGTTAGCTGATCCGTCTAACTCCAGCATCGCCTGTCGTCAAACCGGTGAGATTTTCTTGGCCAATATTAACGATATCGATAAATCTGATAATGGCGAGTTGGTGTTTAAACAGAGTAAATCGATTTTGTTTAAATCGCTTAAGGTGCGTCGGATATTTGATCAAGAAAACCAAACTCTGTTGTATCTCTCTTACTCCACCAAAGAGACTGAAGGCAGCTACAAACACTCGTTATCAACGGTGTCATTGTGGGGTTCGGAAGCGTATCAAACCAAGATGAAGGTTGATGGTTAA
- a CDS encoding NrfJ, which produces MIKTILKLASVAIFAFSTAVSAMDLPHQGEVLETVNSGGYTYVKINEAGEDVWAAGPQMEVKKGDVVRFSEQMRMPSFTSKTLDRTFAPLIFAGDFSIRK; this is translated from the coding sequence GTGATCAAGACCATTTTAAAACTGGCTAGCGTAGCCATCTTTGCATTTTCGACTGCAGTATCAGCGATGGATCTGCCTCACCAAGGCGAAGTACTAGAAACCGTAAACAGCGGCGGCTACACCTACGTTAAAATTAACGAAGCCGGTGAAGACGTTTGGGCTGCTGGCCCGCAAATGGAAGTGAAGAAAGGCGATGTAGTTCGTTTTAGCGAGCAGATGCGCATGCCTTCTTTCACCAGCAAAACCTTAGATCGCACTTTCGCCCCACTGATTTTTGCTGGCGACTTTAGCATCCGTAAATAA
- a CDS encoding DMT family transporter, translating to MWILFTLLAAFAQSWRNALQSKLSVDVKASGVTLARFIYAGPIAALYLVALYWWQPTSLISYNPSLARFVVGAALMQILATGLMVRLFQMKNFAIGAGLAKTEALVAAILGVLFFGTSLSPLGWCGVVIGGIAVMLLSSKGGFKQLSLPTLLTGLACGSAFALTSLWVREASLHIDLPFPHRAAWVLLLVISLQTLLLLLYLQWHDKDTLRQLFKRPKLTFAVSCASCIGSIGWFSAMALEAVPLVKTLGQIEVFFTLIIAAYWLKQRPKIQDVAGLILIGVAAVLVMWS from the coding sequence ATGTGGATCCTGTTTACCCTGCTTGCGGCTTTCGCCCAATCTTGGCGCAACGCCCTTCAAAGCAAACTGAGCGTTGACGTAAAAGCCAGCGGGGTAACCCTAGCACGCTTCATTTATGCCGGGCCCATCGCGGCATTGTATCTGGTCGCGCTGTACTGGTGGCAACCAACATCCCTCATTAGCTATAACCCGTCGTTAGCAAGATTCGTTGTGGGCGCAGCACTGATGCAGATCCTCGCTACCGGCTTAATGGTGCGGTTGTTCCAGATGAAAAACTTCGCCATCGGCGCCGGCTTGGCCAAAACCGAAGCGCTGGTTGCAGCGATACTGGGGGTATTGTTTTTCGGCACCAGCTTATCGCCACTGGGTTGGTGTGGGGTTGTAATTGGCGGCATCGCAGTGATGTTGTTATCGAGCAAAGGTGGCTTTAAGCAACTTTCATTACCAACGCTGTTAACCGGCCTAGCATGCGGTAGCGCTTTTGCGCTTACCTCGCTGTGGGTGCGTGAAGCCAGCTTGCATATTGACCTGCCCTTTCCCCACCGTGCCGCTTGGGTACTGCTGTTGGTGATTTCACTGCAAACTTTACTGCTGTTGCTCTATCTGCAATGGCACGATAAAGACACCCTAAGACAACTGTTTAAACGCCCTAAGCTCACCTTCGCGGTGAGCTGCGCCAGTTGCATCGGCTCTATCGGTTGGTTTAGCGCAATGGCGTTAGAAGCGGTGCCATTGGTAAAGACGCTTGGTCAGATTGAGGTGTTTTTTACGCTAATAATCGCCGCTTATTGGCTCAAACAGCGCCCTAAGATACAAGACGTAGCAGGGCTAATATTGATTGGTGTTGCCGCAGTTCTGGTGATGTGGTCTTAG
- a CDS encoding DUF2913 family protein translates to MAEGFNIAILMLAKTGLDELVQGQQSGKVPCNPSSEAHFFSAWVTRAIKQQRFPHCVAKQLLAWQKAARTQGANAGLKPIFEQICATYQPLVDASSNMAAVSSTQLEQLFAALDEHDWYVERGYPVSRKVTHHTDGKASLVVCSEQWQQSIDANTGTLIKPLSVYARGDVSQLIHVAYQHGLLLHKITDYKSLVKYHGEFIIYPNNAGTILAQLQTPSQG, encoded by the coding sequence ATGGCTGAAGGTTTTAATATTGCCATTTTAATGCTGGCGAAAACCGGCTTAGATGAATTGGTACAGGGGCAACAAAGCGGCAAGGTGCCGTGTAATCCAAGTTCAGAAGCGCACTTTTTCAGTGCATGGGTTACTCGTGCCATTAAGCAACAACGCTTTCCTCATTGTGTAGCCAAACAGTTGCTGGCATGGCAAAAGGCCGCCCGTACTCAAGGGGCGAATGCTGGCTTAAAGCCTATCTTCGAGCAGATCTGCGCAACCTATCAACCGTTAGTTGACGCCAGCAGCAACATGGCTGCGGTGAGTTCCACTCAGCTCGAACAGCTGTTTGCCGCACTGGATGAGCATGACTGGTACGTGGAGCGAGGCTACCCAGTATCGAGAAAGGTAACCCACCATACCGATGGTAAGGCGAGCTTGGTGGTGTGCAGCGAGCAGTGGCAACAAAGCATCGATGCCAACACTGGCACTTTAATCAAACCGCTGTCGGTTTACGCCCGTGGCGATGTAAGCCAGCTAATCCATGTTGCTTACCAACATGGGTTACTGCTGCATAAGATCACCGACTATAAGTCGCTGGTAAAATATCACGGTGAATTCATAATTTACCCGAATAACGCTGGCACTATTTTGGCGCAGCTGCAAACTCCATCACAAGGATGA
- a CDS encoding NUDIX hydrolase: MHSTMPTLQYSEHPKAVAGGSEFTRHSVRAVITHADKILLLYTARYDDYSLPGGGVDEGESLAAAVIREVEEETGARNVVINAELGIYHELRPWYKESHDNVRMYSYCYWCTADPKLGQTQLEDYEQANGMKPVWIELEQAIAHNERVMAGSDKAGLSLQRETWLMHYISQKMKNRSAA, from the coding sequence ATGCATAGCACCATGCCAACCCTCCAATACAGCGAACACCCTAAAGCGGTTGCTGGTGGTAGCGAATTTACCCGCCACTCAGTTCGCGCCGTTATCACCCACGCCGATAAGATATTGTTGCTGTATACCGCTCGGTATGACGACTACAGTTTGCCCGGTGGCGGTGTGGACGAAGGCGAGTCATTGGCTGCAGCGGTTATTCGCGAAGTGGAAGAGGAGACTGGCGCACGCAATGTTGTTATCAATGCAGAGCTTGGGATCTATCACGAGCTGCGACCTTGGTATAAAGAAAGTCACGATAACGTCCGTATGTATTCATACTGTTACTGGTGTACGGCTGATCCAAAGTTGGGACAAACCCAATTAGAGGATTACGAGCAGGCTAACGGCATGAAACCGGTATGGATAGAGCTAGAGCAGGCGATTGCCCATAACGAGCGTGTAATGGCTGGAAGCGATAAAGCAGGGTTGAGTTTGCAACGAGAAACGTGGCTAATGCACTACATTAGTCAGAAGATGAAAAATCGATCAGCAGCATAA
- a CDS encoding AMP-binding protein: protein MAMQNDLAKLFQESCQKYAALPAFSCLGHTLTFEEVGQQAQAFAAWLQRHTDLEVGDRIAIQLPNILQYPVAAYGSLLAGLVLVNTNPMYTPREMRHQFIDSDAKAVVILGDLLPNLDKIIADTEIRTVIVTDPLDLSGGPARSLSNKIHVGMQQVLAEGAKLCCNVVYTDNPEQLAILQYTGGTTGPSKGAMLSHGNVTENVNQMMDSIGVRCREGEEIFIAPLPLYHIYAFNLNMVMFFSRGSLNVLIPNPRDIDSFVKTMAAYPFTAFAGLNTLFVGLCSHPDFAKLDFSQLALTCSGGTALTEAAAKLWQDTTGCVISEGYGLSETSPVVTFNPVDGERLGFCGIALSRTEIKMVDALGQEVPQGEPGELWVRGPQVMQGYWKRPDATAEAMEDGFFKTGDIARFDELGYIQIVDRKKDMVIVSGFNVFPNEVENVLALHPTILECAVVGVPDEQTGEAVRAYVVLKPGVTPDKAGLIDYCREQLTAYKVPKQVEFIAELPKSTVGKTLRNKLRQQATA from the coding sequence ATGGCAATGCAAAATGATCTGGCAAAATTGTTTCAAGAAAGCTGTCAAAAATATGCGGCACTACCCGCCTTTAGCTGCTTAGGCCACACCCTAACCTTCGAGGAAGTTGGCCAACAAGCACAAGCTTTTGCCGCTTGGCTGCAACGCCATACCGATCTTGAGGTCGGTGATCGCATTGCCATCCAGTTACCTAACATTCTGCAATATCCGGTTGCCGCTTACGGTTCGCTGTTGGCTGGATTGGTGTTGGTTAATACCAACCCTATGTATACCCCGCGCGAGATGCGCCACCAATTTATCGACAGCGACGCTAAAGCGGTAGTGATTTTGGGCGATCTGCTACCAAACCTCGACAAGATCATTGCTGATACCGAGATCCGTACCGTGATAGTAACTGATCCGCTTGATCTCAGCGGCGGCCCTGCACGGTCACTAAGCAACAAGATTCACGTTGGCATGCAGCAGGTATTAGCTGAGGGCGCCAAGCTTTGTTGTAATGTTGTCTACACCGACAATCCAGAACAGCTGGCAATTCTTCAGTACACCGGAGGTACAACCGGGCCATCAAAGGGGGCGATGTTGTCCCACGGCAACGTAACTGAAAACGTCAATCAGATGATGGATTCCATCGGCGTGCGCTGTCGTGAAGGCGAAGAGATCTTTATTGCGCCGCTGCCGCTTTATCATATCTATGCCTTCAACCTAAATATGGTGATGTTCTTTAGTCGTGGCAGCTTAAATGTATTGATCCCTAACCCGCGAGATATTGATAGCTTCGTAAAAACAATGGCCGCCTATCCGTTCACCGCCTTTGCAGGGCTCAATACCCTCTTTGTTGGGTTATGCAGCCACCCCGACTTCGCTAAGCTCGACTTCAGTCAACTGGCGCTCACCTGCTCTGGCGGTACCGCTCTCACCGAGGCGGCCGCCAAGCTGTGGCAAGACACCACCGGTTGCGTTATCAGCGAAGGCTATGGGTTATCGGAAACCTCACCGGTAGTGACCTTCAATCCGGTAGATGGCGAACGTTTGGGTTTTTGTGGTATTGCGCTATCGCGCACTGAGATAAAAATGGTCGATGCATTAGGGCAAGAGGTACCTCAAGGGGAGCCTGGTGAGTTGTGGGTACGGGGCCCACAGGTAATGCAAGGCTATTGGAAGCGTCCAGACGCAACAGCCGAAGCGATGGAAGACGGCTTCTTTAAAACCGGTGACATCGCCCGCTTTGATGAGCTGGGTTACATTCAGATCGTCGATCGTAAAAAAGACATGGTGATTGTCTCCGGCTTCAACGTCTTCCCCAATGAGGTAGAAAACGTGCTGGCACTGCACCCAACTATTCTCGAGTGTGCGGTAGTAGGGGTACCCGATGAGCAAACCGGCGAGGCGGTTCGAGCTTATGTGGTACTCAAGCCCGGCGTTACACCAGATAAAGCTGGCCTGATCGATTACTGCCGCGAACAATTGACAGCATACAAAGTGCCTAAACAGGTAGAGTTTATCGCCGAACTGCCTAAATCTACGGTGGGCAAAACTTTGCGTAATAAACTACGTCAGCAAGCAACTGCTTAG